From one Streptomyces sp. Q6 genomic stretch:
- a CDS encoding class II fumarate hydratase — translation MPNDAGFRIEHDSMGEVRVPADAKWRAQTQRAVENFPVSGQRLERAHIEALARIKGAAAKVNADLGVLDKDIADAVADAAAEVAEGRWDDEFPVDVFQTGSGTSSNMNTNEVLATLATERLGRDVHPNDHVNASQSSNDVFPSSIHIAATAAVTHDLIPALEHLAASLERKAAEFADVVKSGRTHLMDATPVTLGQEFGGYAAQVRYGVERLTASLPRLAELPLGGTAVGTGINTPPGFSAAVIAEVARATGLPLTEARDHFEAQGARDGIVETSGQLRTIAVGLTKIANDLRWAASGPRTGLAEINLPDLQPGSSIMPGKVNPVIPEATLMVAAQVIGNDATVATAGAAGNFELNVMLPVIAKNVLESIRLLANVSRLLADRTVDGITANRERAREYAESSPSVVTPLNKYIGYEEAAKVAKKSLAERRTIREVVLDGGYVERGDLTVEQLDEALDVLRMTRP, via the coding sequence ATGCCGAACGACGCCGGATTCCGGATCGAGCACGACTCCATGGGCGAGGTGCGGGTCCCCGCCGACGCCAAGTGGCGTGCGCAGACGCAGCGCGCGGTGGAGAACTTCCCCGTCTCCGGGCAGCGTCTGGAGCGCGCCCACATCGAGGCCCTCGCCCGCATCAAGGGCGCCGCCGCGAAGGTCAACGCGGACCTCGGCGTCCTCGACAAGGACATCGCCGACGCCGTCGCGGACGCGGCGGCCGAGGTCGCCGAGGGCCGCTGGGACGACGAGTTCCCCGTCGACGTGTTCCAGACCGGCTCGGGCACGTCCTCCAACATGAACACCAACGAGGTGCTCGCCACGCTGGCCACCGAGCGCCTCGGCCGCGACGTGCACCCCAACGACCACGTCAACGCCTCGCAGTCGTCGAACGACGTGTTCCCCTCCTCGATCCACATCGCGGCGACGGCCGCCGTCACCCATGACCTGATCCCGGCGCTCGAACACCTCGCGGCGTCCCTGGAGCGCAAGGCGGCCGAGTTCGCCGATGTCGTGAAGTCGGGCCGCACCCATCTGATGGACGCGACGCCGGTCACCCTCGGCCAGGAGTTCGGCGGGTACGCGGCGCAGGTCCGCTACGGTGTCGAGCGGCTCACCGCCTCGCTGCCCCGGCTCGCCGAACTCCCCCTGGGCGGCACGGCGGTCGGCACCGGCATCAACACGCCCCCCGGGTTCTCGGCCGCCGTCATCGCGGAGGTCGCGCGGGCCACGGGCCTGCCGCTGACCGAGGCCCGCGACCACTTCGAGGCGCAGGGCGCGCGCGACGGGATCGTGGAGACCAGCGGGCAGCTGCGCACCATCGCCGTCGGCCTCACGAAGATCGCCAACGACCTGCGGTGGGCCGCGTCCGGCCCGCGCACGGGGCTGGCCGAGATCAACCTGCCCGACCTCCAGCCCGGTTCGTCGATCATGCCGGGGAAGGTGAATCCGGTCATTCCCGAGGCGACCCTGATGGTCGCCGCGCAGGTGATCGGTAACGACGCGACGGTGGCCACGGCGGGCGCCGCGGGCAACTTCGAGCTGAACGTCATGCTGCCGGTCATCGCCAAGAACGTGCTGGAGTCGATCCGGCTGCTCGCGAACGTCTCCCGGCTCCTCGCCGACCGCACGGTCGACGGCATCACCGCCAACCGCGAACGGGCCCGCGAGTACGCCGAGTCCTCCCCCTCCGTGGTCACGCCGCTCAACAAGTACATCGGCTACGAGGAGGCCGCCAAGGTCGCCAAGAAGTCCCTCGCGGAGCGCAGGACGATCCGCGAGGTGGTCCTCGACGGCGGATACGTGGAGCGCGGCGACCTCACCGTCGAGCAGCTCGACGAGGCGCTGGATGTCCTGCGGATGACCCGCCCGTAA
- a CDS encoding fumarate hydratase, whose protein sequence is MPEFAYTDLLPQGEDTTPYRLVTSEGVSTAEGPDGRTFLKVEPEALRKLAEEAIHDIQHYLRPAHLAQLRRIVDDPEASNNDKFVALDLLKNANIAAAGVLPMCQDTGTAIVMGKRGQNVLTEGQDEKALSRGIYDAYKNLNLRYSQMAPLTMWDEKNTGSNLPAQIELYATDGGAYKFLFMAKGGGSANKSFLYQETKAVLNEASMMKFLEEKIRSLGTAACPPYHLAIVVGGTSAEYALKTAKYASAHYLDEIPSEGSELGHGFRDKELEEKVFELTQKIGIGAQFGGKYFCHDVRVVRLPRHGASCPVAIAVSCSADRQAVAKITAEGVFLEQLETDPARFLPETTDEHLETEGDVVRIDLNQPMDAILAELTKYPVKTRLSLTGPLVVARDIAHAKIKERLDAGEEMPQYLKDHPVYYAGPAKTPEGYASGSFGPTTAGRMDSYVAQFQAAGGSKVMLAKGNRSQQVTDACDAHGGFYLGSIGGPAARLAQDCIKKVEVVEYEELGMEAVWKIEVEDFPAFVVVDDKGNDFFQNPAPEPTFTHIPVRQGSQLS, encoded by the coding sequence ATGCCTGAGTTCGCGTACACCGATCTGCTCCCCCAGGGCGAGGACACCACCCCGTACCGCCTGGTGACCTCGGAGGGCGTCTCCACCGCCGAGGGGCCGGACGGCCGTACGTTCCTGAAGGTCGAGCCCGAGGCGCTGCGCAAGCTCGCCGAGGAGGCGATCCACGACATCCAGCACTACCTGCGCCCGGCCCACCTCGCGCAGCTGCGCCGCATCGTCGACGACCCCGAGGCGTCGAACAACGACAAGTTCGTGGCGCTCGACCTGCTGAAGAACGCGAACATCGCGGCGGCCGGCGTGCTGCCGATGTGCCAGGACACCGGCACCGCGATCGTCATGGGCAAGCGGGGCCAGAACGTGCTGACCGAGGGCCAGGACGAGAAGGCGCTCTCCCGGGGCATCTACGACGCCTACAAGAACCTGAACCTGCGCTACTCGCAGATGGCCCCGCTGACCATGTGGGACGAGAAGAACACCGGCTCCAACCTCCCGGCGCAGATCGAGCTGTACGCGACCGACGGCGGCGCCTACAAGTTCCTCTTCATGGCGAAGGGCGGCGGCTCGGCCAACAAGTCGTTCCTCTACCAGGAGACGAAGGCCGTCCTGAACGAGGCCTCCATGATGAAGTTCCTGGAGGAGAAGATCCGCTCGCTCGGCACCGCCGCGTGCCCGCCGTACCACCTCGCCATCGTGGTGGGCGGCACGAGTGCCGAGTACGCGCTGAAGACCGCCAAGTACGCCTCCGCGCACTACCTGGACGAGATCCCGAGCGAGGGTTCCGAGCTGGGCCACGGTTTCCGTGACAAGGAGCTGGAGGAGAAGGTCTTCGAGCTGACGCAGAAGATCGGGATCGGCGCGCAGTTCGGCGGCAAGTACTTCTGCCACGACGTGCGCGTGGTGCGCCTGCCGCGGCACGGCGCGTCCTGCCCGGTCGCCATCGCCGTGTCCTGCTCGGCCGACCGCCAGGCCGTCGCGAAGATCACCGCCGAGGGCGTCTTCCTGGAGCAGCTGGAGACGGACCCGGCGCGCTTCCTGCCGGAGACCACCGACGAGCACCTCGAGACCGAGGGCGACGTCGTGCGCATCGACCTGAACCAGCCGATGGACGCGATCCTCGCCGAGCTCACCAAGTACCCGGTGAAGACCCGCCTCTCGCTGACCGGCCCGCTGGTCGTGGCCCGCGACATCGCGCACGCCAAGATCAAGGAGCGGCTCGACGCGGGCGAGGAGATGCCGCAGTACCTGAAGGACCACCCGGTGTACTACGCCGGTCCGGCCAAGACCCCCGAGGGCTACGCGTCCGGCTCCTTCGGCCCGACGACGGCCGGCCGCATGGACAGTTACGTCGCGCAGTTCCAGGCCGCCGGCGGCTCGAAGGTGATGCTCGCCAAGGGCAACCGCTCGCAGCAGGTCACCGACGCGTGCGACGCGCACGGCGGCTTCTACCTCGGCTCCATCGGCGGCCCGGCCGCGCGCCTCGCGCAGGACTGCATCAAGAAGGTCGAGGTCGTCGAGTACGAGGAGCTCGGCATGGAGGCGGTCTGGAAGATCGAGGTCGAGGACTTCCCGGCGTTCGTCGTCGTCGACGACAAGGGCAACGACTTCTTCCAGAACCCGGCCCCGGAGCCGACGTTCACGCACATCCCGGTGCGCCAGGGCTCGCAGCTGTCGTAG
- a CDS encoding WhiB family transcriptional regulator, with the protein MLHPPHQSLQVATVPQQRVPLKDRDQDAPWHTEAVCRRDEAGLFFAPSKEPTAARLAREEAAKRVCARCPVMVECREHALVQPEPYGVWGGLTAAERRVVLARRRRRDVELKKAAHTIAAAG; encoded by the coding sequence GTGCTGCATCCGCCGCATCAGTCCCTGCAGGTCGCCACCGTTCCGCAGCAGCGGGTGCCGCTGAAGGACAGGGATCAGGACGCACCGTGGCACACGGAGGCCGTGTGCAGGCGCGACGAGGCGGGCCTCTTCTTCGCCCCATCCAAGGAACCCACCGCCGCGCGCCTGGCGCGCGAAGAGGCGGCCAAGCGGGTCTGCGCGCGCTGCCCCGTGATGGTCGAATGCCGTGAGCACGCCCTGGTCCAGCCGGAGCCGTACGGGGTGTGGGGCGGCCTCACCGCCGCCGAGCGCCGCGTCGTCCTCGCCCGGCGCCGCCGCCGGGACGTGGAGCTGAAGAAGGCGGCCCACACGATCGCGGCGGCCGGGTAG
- a CDS encoding VOC family protein, which yields MTTTLGGYVLGTPDPSALADFYRALLGWEEIERDPAWVRLGEPGRERPGLGFQLEADHTAPVWPQRPGTQQMQAHLDLQVDDLEAETERACALGATLEAYQPQKDVRVLRDPHGHPFCLFLPGA from the coding sequence ATGACGACAACTCTGGGTGGATATGTTCTGGGAACTCCCGACCCGTCGGCCCTGGCCGACTTCTACCGCGCGCTGCTCGGCTGGGAGGAGATCGAGCGCGATCCCGCGTGGGTGCGACTCGGCGAGCCGGGCCGTGAGCGTCCCGGTCTGGGTTTCCAGCTGGAGGCCGATCACACCGCGCCGGTCTGGCCGCAGCGCCCCGGCACCCAGCAGATGCAGGCGCACCTCGACCTCCAGGTGGACGACCTGGAGGCCGAGACGGAGCGGGCCTGCGCGCTCGGGGCGACGCTGGAGGCGTACCAGCCGCAGAAGGACGTGCGGGTGCTGCGCGATCCGCACGGCCACCCGTTCTGCCTGTTCCTGCCGGGCGCCTGA
- the fomD gene encoding cytidylyl-2-hydroxypropylphosphonate hydrolase has product MTDDYRSGEGRWAPGEPILWRYRANGGDGFHICRPVTVVEDSRDLLAVWMAPGTECVKPVLADGTPVHREPLATRYTKPRALQRDHWFGAGVLKLARPHDPWSVWLFWDQDWTFRNWYVNLEQPRVRWSGGVDSEDHFLDLSVYADRSWRWHDEDEFAQAQAVGLMSAGQAESVREAGRAAVEAIERWDRPFSDGWQHWRPDPGWPVPALPADWDRTPAHVSS; this is encoded by the coding sequence ATGACAGACGACTACCGCAGCGGCGAGGGGCGCTGGGCGCCCGGGGAGCCGATCCTGTGGCGCTACCGCGCCAACGGCGGCGACGGCTTCCACATCTGCCGTCCGGTCACCGTCGTCGAGGACTCCCGCGATCTGCTCGCCGTATGGATGGCACCCGGCACGGAGTGCGTGAAGCCGGTGCTCGCCGACGGCACGCCGGTGCACCGCGAGCCGCTCGCCACCCGCTACACGAAACCGCGTGCGCTCCAGCGCGACCACTGGTTCGGCGCGGGCGTCCTGAAACTGGCGCGCCCCCACGACCCGTGGTCGGTCTGGCTGTTCTGGGACCAGGACTGGACGTTCCGGAACTGGTACGTGAATCTGGAGCAGCCGCGCGTGCGCTGGTCGGGCGGCGTGGACTCCGAGGACCACTTCCTCGATCTGTCGGTGTACGCGGACCGCAGCTGGCGCTGGCACGACGAGGACGAGTTCGCGCAGGCCCAGGCCGTGGGGCTGATGAGCGCGGGACAGGCCGAGTCCGTACGGGAGGCGGGGCGGGCGGCGGTCGAGGCGATCGAGCGGTGGGACAGGCCGTTCTCGGACGGCTGGCAGCACTGGCGGCCCGATCCGGGATGGCCGGTCCCGGCGCTTCCCGCCGACTGGGACCGTACGCCCGCGCACGTGTCCTCATGA
- a CDS encoding DUF1707 SHOCT-like domain-containing protein produces MDLHKRPQPTAPAPQPAEPVEPAALRASDADRDRVADILREALAEGRIDAEEHAERVEGVYRAKTVGELEPLVRDLPGAHTPRPSVPHGPPPNQPAPGAIPQLPGENLVAVFSSTTRRGRWRVGRRTHAYAVFGNVEIDLSEAIFEYPQIYIKAVSVFGNVEITVPENISLRGSGGGVLGNFEVDTLDATEAEAPVVYVDGVAVLGNIEAKPKRGKLVKDLHKYVGRYVDKQLRKHLD; encoded by the coding sequence GTGGACCTTCACAAGCGACCCCAGCCGACCGCCCCCGCCCCGCAACCCGCGGAGCCTGTCGAGCCCGCCGCCCTCCGCGCGTCCGACGCCGACCGGGACCGGGTCGCGGACATCCTGCGCGAGGCGCTCGCCGAGGGCCGGATCGACGCGGAGGAGCACGCGGAGCGGGTCGAGGGCGTCTACCGCGCCAAGACCGTGGGCGAACTGGAGCCGCTGGTCAGGGACTTGCCCGGCGCCCACACCCCGCGCCCGTCCGTCCCGCACGGGCCGCCGCCGAACCAGCCGGCGCCCGGCGCGATCCCGCAGCTGCCCGGCGAGAACCTGGTGGCGGTGTTCAGCAGCACCACCCGCCGGGGCCGCTGGCGCGTGGGCCGCCGCACGCACGCGTACGCCGTGTTCGGCAACGTGGAGATCGACCTCAGCGAGGCGATCTTCGAGTACCCGCAGATCTACATCAAAGCGGTCTCCGTCTTCGGGAACGTGGAGATCACCGTCCCCGAGAACATCTCGCTGCGCGGCAGCGGCGGCGGCGTCCTCGGCAACTTCGAGGTGGACACGCTCGACGCGACCGAGGCCGAGGCCCCCGTCGTCTACGTGGACGGCGTCGCGGTCCTGGGCAACATCGAGGCGAAGCCCAAGCGCGGCAAGCTGGTCAAGGACCTCCACAAGTACGTCGGCCGGTACGTCGACAAGCAGCTGCGCAAGCACCTCGACTGA